In Streptomyces sp. NBC_01717, one DNA window encodes the following:
- a CDS encoding FadD3 family acyl-CoA ligase gives MRGDEEWGSIPGLVRTAAWRYGGREAVVEGRSRISYAELGDRVERAAAACMASGVEPGDRVAVWAPNTLDWIVSALGAVTAGAVLVPLNTRFKGTEAAYILQRSRAKLLFVTGTFLGTSYVASLRRAEVELPDLERVVVLADAAPESYVTWKDFLAAGERISPAEVWARADAIAPSAPSDIIYTSGTTGRPKGAVITHAQTLRCYAIWSELAGLREGDRYLIVNPFFHTFGYKAGIIACLMRGATMVPQPVFNVDTVLANIAAERISVLPGPPTLHQSLLDHPARAAHDLSALRLVVTGAAVVPLQLVERLRTELGIATVLTAYGLSEASGIVTMCRRGDRPDVISSTSGRAIPGTEVRVLAAPGAPGEVLVRGFNVMQGYFEDPGTTATTITSDGWLHTGDIGVLDAAGNLRITDRIKDMFIVGGFNAYPAEIEQLLGLHPDVADVAVIGIADPRLGEVGKAYAVRRPGATLTADDLIAWSRREMANYKVPRTVEFVDELPRNASGKVVKGELRARG, from the coding sequence ATGCGCGGCGACGAGGAATGGGGCAGCATCCCGGGGCTGGTACGGACGGCAGCGTGGCGGTACGGGGGCCGGGAGGCGGTCGTCGAGGGCCGCTCCCGCATCTCGTACGCCGAACTCGGCGACCGCGTCGAGCGAGCCGCCGCCGCGTGCATGGCGTCGGGCGTGGAACCGGGGGACCGGGTCGCGGTCTGGGCGCCGAACACCCTGGACTGGATCGTCTCGGCGCTCGGTGCGGTCACGGCCGGCGCGGTCCTGGTCCCGCTCAACACGCGCTTCAAGGGCACGGAGGCGGCGTACATCCTGCAGCGCAGCCGCGCGAAGCTGCTCTTCGTCACCGGCACGTTCCTCGGCACGTCCTACGTGGCGTCGCTGCGCCGGGCGGAGGTGGAACTCCCGGACCTGGAACGGGTGGTGGTGCTGGCGGACGCGGCCCCCGAGTCCTACGTCACCTGGAAGGACTTCCTGGCGGCGGGCGAGCGGATCTCTCCGGCGGAGGTGTGGGCGCGAGCGGACGCGATCGCCCCCTCCGCCCCCTCCGACATCATCTACACCTCGGGCACCACGGGCCGCCCCAAAGGCGCCGTGATCACCCACGCCCAGACGCTGCGCTGCTACGCGATCTGGAGCGAGCTGGCGGGCCTGCGCGAGGGCGACCGCTATCTGATCGTGAACCCGTTCTTCCACACCTTCGGCTACAAGGCGGGCATCATCGCGTGCCTGATGCGGGGCGCGACGATGGTGCCGCAGCCGGTGTTCAACGTGGACACGGTCCTTGCGAACATCGCCGCCGAACGCATCTCGGTCCTCCCCGGCCCACCCACCCTCCACCAGTCCCTGCTGGACCACCCGGCGCGGGCTGCGCACGACCTCTCGGCCCTGCGCCTGGTGGTGACGGGTGCGGCGGTCGTCCCCCTTCAACTGGTGGAACGCCTGCGCACGGAGCTGGGCATCGCGACGGTCCTCACGGCATACGGCCTCTCCGAGGCGAGCGGCATCGTCACCATGTGCCGCCGCGGCGACCGGCCCGACGTGATCTCCTCCACCTCCGGCCGCGCGATCCCCGGCACGGAGGTCCGCGTCCTGGCGGCCCCCGGCGCCCCCGGCGAGGTCCTGGTCCGGGGCTTCAACGTGATGCAGGGCTACTTCGAGGACCCCGGCACCACAGCCACCACCATCACCTCGGACGGCTGGCTCCACACGGGTGACATAGGCGTCCTCGACGCGGCGGGCAATCTGCGCATCACGGACCGGATCAAGGACATGTTCATCGTCGGCGGCTTCAACGCGTATCCCGCGGAGATCGAACAACTCCTGGGGCTGCACCCGGATGTGGCCGACGTGGCGGTGATCGGCATCGCGGACCCGCGGCTCGGCGAGGTCGGCAAGGCGTACGCGGTCCGCCGCCCGGGTGCGACGCTGACGGCCGACGACCTGATCGCCTGGTCGAGGCGGGAGATGGCGAACTACAAGGTCCCGAGGACGGTGGAGTTCGTGGACGAACTGCCGCGGAACGCGAGCGGCAAGGTGGTGAAGGGGGAGCTGCGGGCGCGGGGGTAG
- a CDS encoding lipid-transfer protein, translating into MATLKDVTAIAGIGQTAFAKQLPESEKTLACRAIVAALDDAGIAASEVDAFASYTMEETDEVEVAKAIGAGDVTFFSKVGYGGGGSCATIAHLAAAVATGQASVGVAWRSRKRGSGPRPWKNTTVQLPTPAQWTRPYGLLRPADEIGMLARRYMHEYGATRDHLFNVALACRNRANQNPDAVMYERPLTRDMYMTSRWISEPLCLFDNCLETDGALACVIVSAERARDCRHRPVYIHSVAQGLPAQHHGMVNYWNDDPLTGPAWTAARQLWKQADFGPDDVDVAQIYDAFTPLIPLSLEGYGFCGRGEGAAFTEGGALESGGRLPINTGGGGLSEGYVHGFNLINEGVKQLRGTSTAQVPSAATCLVTAGEGVPTSAVLLRS; encoded by the coding sequence ATGGCGACGCTGAAGGACGTGACGGCGATAGCCGGTATCGGGCAGACGGCCTTCGCGAAACAACTTCCCGAGTCCGAGAAGACCTTGGCCTGCCGGGCGATCGTCGCGGCCCTCGACGACGCGGGCATCGCCGCGTCGGAGGTCGACGCGTTCGCCTCGTACACGATGGAGGAGACCGACGAGGTCGAGGTCGCCAAGGCGATCGGGGCCGGCGATGTCACCTTCTTCTCCAAGGTCGGCTACGGAGGCGGGGGTTCGTGCGCGACGATCGCGCATCTCGCCGCCGCCGTCGCCACCGGACAGGCGAGCGTCGGGGTCGCGTGGCGCTCACGGAAGCGCGGCTCGGGGCCGAGGCCCTGGAAGAACACCACCGTCCAGCTGCCCACCCCCGCCCAGTGGACCCGTCCGTACGGGCTGCTGCGGCCCGCCGACGAGATCGGGATGCTCGCACGGCGGTACATGCACGAGTACGGGGCCACCCGCGACCATCTCTTCAATGTCGCGCTCGCCTGTCGCAACCGCGCCAACCAGAACCCCGACGCTGTGATGTACGAACGGCCGCTGACCCGCGACATGTATATGACCTCGCGCTGGATCAGCGAGCCGCTCTGCCTCTTCGACAACTGTCTGGAGACGGACGGCGCCCTGGCCTGTGTGATCGTCTCCGCCGAGCGGGCCCGTGACTGCCGCCACAGGCCCGTCTACATCCACTCCGTCGCCCAGGGCCTGCCCGCCCAGCACCACGGGATGGTCAACTACTGGAACGACGACCCGCTCACCGGACCCGCATGGACGGCTGCCCGGCAGCTGTGGAAGCAGGCCGACTTCGGTCCGGACGATGTCGATGTCGCGCAGATCTACGACGCGTTCACCCCGCTCATCCCGCTCTCCCTGGAGGGCTACGGCTTCTGCGGTCGCGGCGAGGGCGCCGCGTTCACCGAGGGCGGGGCGCTGGAGAGCGGCGGCCGGCTGCCCATCAACACGGGCGGCGGCGGACTCAGCGAGGGGTACGTGCACGGTTTCAACCTCATCAACGAGGGCGTGAAGCAACTGCGCGGCACCTCCACCGCCCAGGTGCCGTCCGCCGCCACCTGCCTGGTCACCGCCGGTGAGGGCGTGCCCACCTCCGCCGTACTGCTGAGGAGCTGA
- a CDS encoding Zn-ribbon domain-containing OB-fold protein codes for MESLLLPVVDGDGAPFWEYAARGELRVQACAAPDCGRLRFPPRPCCPHCTSFESEWRAMSGRGRIWSYVVPHPPLLPAYAAQAPYNAVVVELADAPHIRLVGNVVSGPDAPLNSVDPGRLRIGASVKAVFAPVSPDLTVVRWQLER; via the coding sequence ATGGAATCGCTGTTGCTGCCCGTCGTCGACGGGGACGGAGCGCCTTTCTGGGAGTACGCCGCCCGGGGTGAACTCCGTGTCCAGGCATGCGCCGCCCCCGACTGCGGCAGACTCCGCTTCCCGCCCCGGCCCTGCTGCCCGCACTGCACGTCGTTCGAGAGCGAGTGGCGGGCGATGAGCGGGCGCGGGCGCATCTGGTCGTACGTGGTGCCGCATCCGCCGCTGCTGCCCGCGTACGCCGCACAGGCCCCGTACAACGCCGTCGTCGTCGAACTGGCCGACGCCCCGCACATCCGGCTGGTCGGCAATGTGGTCAGCGGGCCCGACGCGCCGCTGAACTCGGTCGATCCGGGGAGGTTGCGGATCGGGGCATCGGTAAAAGCGGTCTTCGCACCGGTGAGTCCGGATCTGACCGTGGTCCGCTGGCAGTTGGAGCGGTGA
- a CDS encoding enoyl-CoA hydratase/isomerase family protein, with the protein MTLRTETDKETGVAVVTLDRTEKLNAIDLATADELGGVWRAFRFDDEVRAVVVTGAGGRAFCTGLDRDVAVPQPSSPYTIDDPLIAIGPKANDLWKPVIAAVEGMACGGAFYLLGEAEFVVASEEATFFDPHTTYGMVSAYEAIHMAQRMPFGEVARMSLMGTAERVTARRAYETGLVSEVTAPGGAVAAAVRAAGVIASYPTEAVQGTVRAVWSAKEAARAQALAHAPQLIALGNLPVERQAELFKGRGRGSGEFRLR; encoded by the coding sequence GTGACACTGCGGACGGAGACCGACAAGGAGACCGGGGTCGCGGTCGTCACCCTCGACCGGACCGAGAAGCTGAACGCGATCGATCTGGCGACGGCGGATGAACTGGGCGGCGTCTGGCGGGCGTTCCGCTTCGATGACGAGGTGCGGGCCGTCGTCGTGACGGGCGCGGGCGGGCGGGCCTTCTGTACGGGGCTCGACCGGGACGTGGCGGTGCCTCAACCCTCGTCCCCGTACACGATCGACGATCCGCTGATCGCGATCGGGCCGAAGGCGAACGACCTGTGGAAGCCGGTGATCGCCGCCGTGGAGGGGATGGCGTGCGGTGGGGCGTTCTATCTGCTGGGCGAGGCGGAGTTCGTCGTCGCGTCCGAGGAGGCGACCTTCTTCGACCCGCATACGACGTACGGCATGGTCAGCGCGTACGAGGCGATCCACATGGCGCAGCGGATGCCGTTCGGGGAGGTGGCCCGGATGTCCCTGATGGGTACGGCCGAACGAGTGACGGCCCGCCGTGCCTACGAAACCGGGCTGGTCAGCGAGGTGACAGCGCCCGGTGGCGCGGTAGCCGCGGCGGTGCGGGCGGCGGGCGTGATCGCGTCGTATCCGACGGAGGCGGTGCAGGGGACGGTACGGGCGGTGTGGTCCGCGAAGGAGGCCGCGAGGGCGCAGGCGCTGGCCCATGCCCCGCAGCTGATCGCGCTCGGGAACCTGCCGGTGGAGCGGCAGGCTGAGCTGTTCAAGGGGCGGGGGCGGGGCAGCGGGGAGTTCCGGCTGCGGTGA
- a CDS encoding outer membrane protein assembly factor BamB family protein: protein MVEQLTQHDPRRIGPFEVLGRLGAGGMGLVYLARSASGRRVAIKTVRTELAEDQLFRVRFTREVEAARAVSGFYTAAVVDADPRAAVPWLATAYVPAPSLEEIVNECGPMPTQAVRWLAAGIAEALQSIHGAGLVHRDLKPSNVLVVEDGPRVIDFGIASGVSNTRLTMTNVAVGTPAYMSPEQARDSRSVTGASDVFSLGSTLVFAATGHAPFHGANPVETVFMLLREGPDVEGLPDDLRPLIESCMQMDAALRPSPADLQAQLAPHLFASGSDDSGTASAWLPTSATAMIEQRRGGGRTAASAPAPAPAPPPPPRHRPPGADWEPAWRSGADLRSPSPAPSLSRSPVQAPDGGGPVRLSGAKVPIGPGPRAGDVRAMAGAEAGPATGWVRPPAGLNGTAPAAAPPVPAPAHAPEAAPAGPDRWRPWRFRMSNDVWGTPVVAGDLLYVTSFEVHALDVGNGRRQFKTRDVAWSMALDGGRIHGSDGPSLYALDALTGAERWRLQTDAWVYSLKADRGTVVTGTRGGGVQAWEASTGEKLWETSGVQTDFETAEAGPAIHEGTVYLWQDARLRAVDARTGIERWSYPIGDAASCGGVPVRVTPAPDGYVYIAAGTRVLAVDIAAGRVRWHFESPAVFLSPPAFAPGPAVTGGGVYLADYLGTVYALDAATGKDRWRIATEARQSIEPVLVAAGNVHVGSGHALYTLDAVTGTPKWRFAAGGEVVGAPVVADGRVHFGSADHVLYTLDAAGGQLRWKLATGGEITGSPVAQGGVVYACSKDRCVYALDALKGTGTGNRART from the coding sequence GTGGTGGAGCAGCTGACGCAGCACGACCCGAGGCGGATCGGCCCGTTCGAGGTACTGGGACGGCTCGGGGCCGGCGGCATGGGGCTGGTCTATCTCGCCCGCTCGGCGTCGGGCCGACGGGTGGCGATCAAGACCGTACGTACGGAACTTGCCGAGGATCAGTTGTTCCGGGTCCGCTTCACGCGTGAGGTGGAGGCAGCCCGGGCGGTCAGCGGGTTCTACACGGCGGCCGTGGTGGACGCCGATCCGCGTGCCGCCGTGCCGTGGCTGGCCACCGCGTACGTGCCCGCTCCCTCGCTCGAGGAAATAGTGAATGAGTGCGGTCCGATGCCGACCCAGGCGGTGCGCTGGCTGGCCGCCGGTATCGCCGAGGCCCTGCAGTCCATCCATGGCGCGGGCCTCGTCCACCGCGACCTCAAGCCGTCGAACGTGCTGGTGGTCGAGGACGGCCCGCGGGTGATCGACTTCGGGATCGCGTCCGGCGTCTCCAACACCCGGCTGACGATGACCAACGTGGCGGTGGGCACCCCCGCCTACATGTCGCCCGAGCAGGCGCGGGACTCGCGCAGTGTGACGGGCGCCAGCGATGTGTTCTCGCTCGGCTCGACGCTGGTGTTCGCCGCCACCGGCCATGCGCCGTTCCATGGGGCCAACCCGGTCGAGACGGTCTTCATGCTGCTGCGGGAGGGCCCCGATGTGGAGGGCCTGCCCGACGATCTGCGGCCCCTGATCGAGTCCTGTATGCAGATGGATGCGGCGTTGCGGCCCAGCCCCGCCGATCTGCAGGCCCAGCTGGCCCCGCACCTCTTCGCCTCCGGCAGCGACGACAGCGGTACGGCGTCGGCCTGGCTGCCGACATCGGCCACGGCGATGATCGAGCAGCGGCGCGGGGGAGGGCGTACGGCGGCGTCCGCACCCGCACCGGCGCCTGCTCCGCCGCCCCCACCGCGCCATCGCCCGCCGGGCGCGGACTGGGAGCCGGCATGGCGCAGCGGCGCCGACCTGAGATCCCCGTCCCCCGCACCCTCCCTCTCCCGGTCGCCCGTCCAGGCTCCGGACGGGGGCGGTCCGGTGCGGCTGAGCGGTGCGAAGGTGCCGATCGGGCCCGGACCGCGCGCCGGTGACGTGCGTGCCATGGCCGGCGCCGAGGCCGGTCCCGCGACGGGCTGGGTGCGCCCGCCCGCCGGACTGAACGGCACGGCCCCGGCCGCCGCCCCGCCCGTACCCGCTCCGGCGCACGCCCCTGAAGCGGCCCCCGCCGGGCCGGACCGCTGGCGGCCCTGGCGGTTCCGGATGTCGAACGACGTGTGGGGCACGCCGGTTGTCGCCGGGGACCTGCTGTACGTGACGTCCTTCGAGGTGCACGCGCTGGACGTCGGCAACGGCCGGCGCCAGTTCAAGACCCGCGACGTGGCCTGGTCGATGGCGCTCGACGGCGGCCGCATCCACGGCTCCGACGGCCCTTCGCTGTACGCCCTGGACGCGCTGACCGGCGCCGAGCGGTGGCGGCTGCAGACGGACGCCTGGGTGTACTCCCTCAAGGCCGACCGGGGCACGGTCGTCACCGGCACGCGTGGCGGCGGCGTCCAGGCGTGGGAGGCGTCCACCGGCGAGAAGCTGTGGGAGACGAGCGGCGTACAGACCGACTTCGAGACGGCGGAGGCCGGGCCCGCGATCCACGAAGGCACCGTGTACCTGTGGCAGGACGCCCGGCTGCGCGCCGTCGACGCCCGCACGGGCATCGAGCGCTGGTCGTACCCGATCGGCGACGCGGCCTCCTGCGGCGGGGTGCCCGTCCGGGTGACCCCGGCGCCGGACGGCTATGTGTACATCGCCGCAGGCACCCGGGTCCTCGCCGTCGACATCGCGGCGGGCCGGGTGCGCTGGCACTTCGAGTCGCCCGCGGTCTTCCTCTCCCCGCCGGCCTTCGCACCCGGCCCCGCGGTCACGGGCGGCGGGGTGTATCTGGCCGACTACCTCGGCACGGTGTACGCGCTGGACGCGGCGACCGGCAAGGACCGCTGGCGCATTGCGACGGAGGCCCGCCAGTCGATCGAACCGGTGCTGGTGGCAGCGGGCAACGTCCATGTCGGCAGCGGCCACGCGCTCTACACGCTGGACGCGGTGACGGGCACCCCGAAGTGGCGCTTCGCCGCGGGTGGCGAGGTCGTCGGCGCACCGGTCGTGGCCGACGGCCGGGTCCACTTCGGCTCCGCCGACCATGTGCTGTACACGTTGGACGCGGCGGGCGGTCAGCTGAGATGGAAGCTGGCGACGGGCGGCGAGATCACGGGTTCACCGGTGGCGCAGGGCGGCGTGGTGTACGCGTGCAGCAAGGACCGTTGCGTGTACGCGCTCGACGCGCTGAAGGGAACGGGTACGGGGAACAGGGCCCGGACGTAG
- a CDS encoding VOC family protein — translation MAAFAHSAPCWVDVQLPDLEAGKRFYGELFGWTFRAGEEVDRGGPCVDALSGGKLVAALAAKQDGRMPTAWGIYFATDDIAATVTRIRQAGGQVITEPVRMGGAGVLAQAADPGGAVFGLWQAGDRGGFQKQNEPGSFCWTEVYTRQKDRVDAFYEQVFGFRGTDLAAVGTDESGRGESGTGESGTGESETPESETPESETTDSETPESGISGSGADVPGVDFRMWSPAGTEPGPDTAIGGRSVITDAFPAEMPSYFLNYFAVADCDATAETGAHLGGRVSVPPFDIPYGRMAVLHDNQGAEFAVLQPPVPR, via the coding sequence ATGGCCGCATTCGCGCACTCCGCGCCGTGCTGGGTGGATGTGCAGCTCCCCGACCTCGAAGCGGGCAAGCGCTTCTACGGTGAGCTCTTCGGATGGACCTTCCGGGCCGGCGAAGAGGTGGACAGGGGCGGCCCCTGTGTCGATGCCCTCAGCGGCGGCAAGCTGGTAGCCGCACTGGCCGCCAAGCAGGACGGCCGGATGCCGACCGCCTGGGGCATCTACTTCGCCACCGACGACATCGCCGCGACCGTCACCAGGATCAGGCAGGCGGGCGGTCAGGTGATCACCGAGCCCGTCAGGATGGGCGGGGCCGGGGTGCTCGCGCAGGCCGCCGACCCCGGAGGCGCGGTCTTCGGGCTCTGGCAGGCAGGGGACCGCGGCGGGTTCCAGAAGCAGAACGAGCCGGGATCCTTCTGCTGGACCGAGGTGTACACGCGGCAGAAGGACCGCGTGGACGCCTTCTACGAGCAGGTCTTCGGGTTCCGTGGCACGGATCTCGCTGCGGTCGGCACGGATGAGTCGGGCAGGGGCGAGTCCGGAACAGGTGAGTCCGGCACGGGTGAGTCCGAGACCCCCGAGTCCGAGACCCCCGAGTCCGAAACCACAGACTCCGAGACCCCCGAGTCCGGCATCAGCGGGTCGGGCGCAGACGTGCCCGGGGTCGACTTCCGGATGTGGTCCCCGGCAGGCACCGAACCGGGCCCCGACACCGCGATCGGCGGGCGCAGTGTGATCACCGACGCGTTCCCGGCCGAGATGCCCAGCTATTTCCTCAATTACTTCGCCGTCGCGGACTGCGACGCCACGGCCGAGACCGGCGCCCACCTCGGCGGCCGGGTCTCCGTGCCGCCCTTCGACATCCCGTACGGGAGGATGGCGGTCCTGCACGACAATCAGGGTGCCGAGTTCGCCGTACTTCAGCCCCCGGTGCCCCGATAG
- a CDS encoding TetR family transcriptional regulator, with the protein MTGQVRTVDGRVAGRRGQATRQKLLDCLSEMLSSSPYRDVKVIDVARKAGTSPATFYQYFPDVEGAVLEIADEMAKEGAALTELVAGRSWVGKSGWQTAEELVEGFLDFWRRHDAILRVVDLGAAEGDKRFYKIRMKILNSVTNSLTDSVKDLQAKGKVDKDISPAAMAGSLVAMLAAVASHQKGFQTWGVKQAELKPNLALLVHLGITGKKPTK; encoded by the coding sequence ATGACAGGACAAGTGCGCACCGTCGACGGCCGCGTGGCCGGTCGACGCGGACAGGCGACGCGGCAGAAGCTGCTCGACTGCCTCAGCGAGATGCTCAGCTCCTCGCCGTACCGGGACGTCAAAGTCATCGACGTCGCCCGGAAGGCAGGGACTTCACCCGCGACCTTCTACCAATACTTCCCCGACGTCGAGGGCGCCGTCCTCGAGATCGCGGATGAAATGGCCAAGGAGGGCGCCGCGTTGACGGAACTGGTCGCGGGCCGCTCCTGGGTCGGCAAGTCCGGCTGGCAGACCGCCGAAGAACTCGTCGAGGGATTCCTCGACTTCTGGCGGCGCCACGACGCGATCCTCCGCGTGGTCGACCTCGGCGCGGCCGAGGGCGACAAGCGGTTCTACAAGATCCGCATGAAGATCCTCAACTCGGTCACCAACTCCCTTACGGATTCGGTGAAGGATCTCCAGGCCAAGGGCAAGGTCGACAAGGACATCAGCCCCGCGGCGATGGCGGGCTCGCTGGTCGCGATGCTGGCCGCGGTCGCCTCGCACCAGAAGGGCTTCCAGACCTGGGGTGTCAAGCAGGCTGAACTCAAGCCGAACCTTGCCCTGTTGGTGCACCTGGGCATCACCGGCAAGAAGCCGACGAAGTAG
- a CDS encoding nitroreductase family deazaflavin-dependent oxidoreductase — protein sequence MAAGARMIQKVSSTRAFARIAPHVIPAMDRTVHRLTRGKVLLSAQMLPGLILTVRGAKSGQLRTTPLACMPTPEHGDGTWVLIGSNFGRTGHPAWTANLLAHPDDAVINWKGHDIAVRARLLEGAEREEVWQAALTFWPPYATYQARVEREIRLFRLERRATS from the coding sequence ATGGCAGCCGGAGCCCGGATGATCCAGAAGGTGTCCTCGACCCGCGCCTTCGCGAGGATCGCCCCGCACGTCATACCCGCCATGGACCGCACCGTCCACCGGCTCACCCGCGGCAAGGTACTGCTCAGCGCGCAGATGCTGCCCGGGTTGATCCTCACGGTGCGCGGCGCGAAGAGCGGGCAGCTGCGGACCACTCCACTGGCCTGTATGCCCACCCCGGAGCACGGTGACGGAACGTGGGTTCTCATCGGCAGCAACTTCGGCCGTACGGGTCATCCTGCCTGGACTGCGAACCTGTTGGCCCATCCGGACGACGCCGTCATCAACTGGAAGGGCCACGACATCGCGGTACGCGCCCGGCTGCTGGAGGGCGCGGAACGGGAGGAGGTGTGGCAGGCGGCGCTGACGTTCTGGCCGCCGTACGCCACGTACCAGGCGCGGGTGGAGCGGGAGATCCGGCTCTTCCGGCTGGAGCGGCGCGCGACTTCGTAA
- a CDS encoding acyl-CoA dehydrogenase family protein, with product MDAAFTAEQDQIRRTLRELLVKRCGPGEVRSAVRTAHGYDEALWRQLAQDLGLPGLALAPEYGGVGCGTVELAVACEETGRALLPSPLLATAALAAPLITALGTEAQRAALLPRIAAGELTATLAVPGGSLSTALGLTGDTTGGAWAGGGRAGGVQARPGPEGWRLYGEAARVLDGHSAGLLLVAAHAGGFPRSRTLLFLVRVDTATGLARTRQTSLDETRPLARIELRDTAAELLGADDTADVAGPAGALAAVGCTTAAVLAAEAVGAAASALDRTVEYVKAREQFGRAIGSFQAVKHRLADLYVRVQAARSAAYYAAWDPAAGGLALAQALETLRITTAEAVQLHGGIGFTWEHEAHLYFKRAAADELLFGPVHRLRDHAAEQAGLFTQDAQGQGHGQAQGPGYGPRMEVAV from the coding sequence ATGGACGCCGCCTTCACCGCGGAGCAGGACCAGATCCGCCGCACCCTGCGCGAACTGCTGGTCAAACGCTGCGGGCCCGGCGAGGTCAGGAGTGCCGTGCGGACCGCGCACGGTTATGACGAGGCCCTGTGGCGGCAACTCGCCCAGGACCTCGGGCTGCCGGGGCTCGCGCTCGCGCCGGAGTACGGAGGAGTCGGCTGCGGGACCGTCGAACTCGCCGTCGCCTGCGAGGAGACCGGCCGCGCCCTGCTGCCGTCCCCGCTGCTCGCCACCGCCGCGCTCGCCGCGCCTCTGATCACCGCACTCGGCACCGAGGCCCAGCGAGCGGCCCTGCTGCCGCGCATCGCCGCGGGTGAGCTGACCGCGACCCTCGCCGTGCCCGGAGGCTCGCTCTCCACCGCCCTCGGTCTCACCGGCGACACCACCGGTGGCGCCTGGGCGGGCGGCGGGCGGGCCGGTGGCGTACAGGCCCGGCCCGGCCCGGAGGGGTGGCGACTGTACGGGGAGGCCGCGCGGGTCCTCGACGGGCACAGCGCCGGGCTGCTGCTGGTCGCGGCCCACGCGGGCGGCTTCCCACGCAGCCGTACGCTCCTCTTCCTCGTCCGCGTGGACACGGCGACCGGGCTCGCCCGCACCCGGCAGACCTCGCTGGACGAGACCCGGCCGCTGGCTCGCATCGAACTGCGCGACACCGCCGCGGAACTGCTCGGCGCGGACGACACGGCCGATGTGGCCGGCCCTGCGGGCGCCCTGGCCGCCGTCGGGTGCACCACCGCCGCCGTACTGGCGGCGGAAGCGGTCGGAGCCGCGGCGAGCGCACTCGACCGGACCGTCGAATACGTCAAGGCGCGCGAACAGTTCGGCCGCGCCATCGGCTCCTTCCAGGCCGTGAAGCACCGGCTGGCCGATCTGTACGTGCGGGTGCAGGCAGCCAGGTCTGCGGCGTACTACGCGGCCTGGGACCCGGCGGCCGGAGGGCTCGCCCTCGCCCAGGCGCTGGAAACCCTGCGGATCACCACCGCCGAGGCGGTCCAGCTGCACGGTGGGATCGGCTTCACCTGGGAACACGAGGCGCATCTCTACTTCAAGCGGGCCGCCGCCGACGAACTGCTCTTCGGGCCGGTCCACCGGCTGCGCGACCACGCGGCCGAGCAGGCCGGGCTCTTCACGCAGGACGCCCAGGGACAGGGGCACGGGCAGGCGCAGGGGCCCGGGTACGGGCCGCGCATGGAGGTGGCGGTCTGA